The Marinobacter subterrani genome has a segment encoding these proteins:
- a CDS encoding SAM-dependent methyltransferase translates to MENLNTSVETTGSGSAPMLSRFARTLVIQQLRLLAEGQLTVRETGFEDLVFGDGNTGYPPAELIIHDHSTWRDLLTGGSVGAAEAFVAGDWSTPDLVALLRFFTRNVDRMNEFEDRFSWVTKPTLKGLHWLNRNTKEGSRKNISAHYDLGNALFETFLDPTMMYSSAIYPSAESTLEEAAVHKLDTICRKLDLQPADKVIEIGTGWGGFAIHAAKHYGCHVTTTTISREQLELAQERVRQEGLEDRITLLFDDYRDLEGQFDKLVSIEMIEAVGPQFLDSYFSRINALLKPQGLALVQAINMPEQRYQRALKNVDFIQRFIFPGSFIPSFGAILESVRKESNLVLTHVEDTGFHYARTLHDWCERFMARRDQLEAMGYDQAFRRLWHFYFAYCEAGFSERAIGVAQLVFAKPGNKRESILSV, encoded by the coding sequence ATGGAGAACCTGAATACGTCGGTGGAAACCACCGGGTCCGGCAGTGCACCAATGCTCAGCCGGTTTGCGAGAACCCTGGTCATTCAGCAGCTCCGGTTACTGGCCGAAGGCCAGCTGACCGTTCGGGAAACCGGGTTCGAGGATCTCGTATTTGGCGACGGCAACACCGGTTACCCGCCTGCCGAACTGATTATCCATGACCACAGCACCTGGCGGGACTTGCTCACCGGTGGCAGTGTCGGCGCTGCCGAAGCTTTTGTCGCCGGCGACTGGTCCACCCCAGATCTGGTAGCACTGCTGCGCTTCTTTACTCGCAACGTCGACCGGATGAACGAATTCGAGGACCGCTTCAGCTGGGTCACCAAACCCACGCTGAAGGGCCTGCACTGGCTGAACCGGAACACCAAAGAGGGCTCCCGGAAAAATATCAGCGCGCACTATGATCTGGGCAATGCCCTGTTCGAGACCTTCCTCGACCCCACCATGATGTATTCCTCCGCCATCTACCCGAGCGCGGAATCGACGCTGGAAGAGGCGGCCGTGCACAAGCTGGACACCATCTGCCGGAAGCTGGATCTGCAGCCGGCGGACAAGGTAATAGAAATCGGCACCGGCTGGGGTGGTTTTGCCATTCATGCCGCCAAGCACTATGGCTGCCATGTGACCACCACTACTATTTCCAGGGAGCAACTGGAACTGGCACAGGAGCGTGTCCGGCAGGAGGGTCTTGAAGACCGGATCACCCTGCTGTTTGACGACTACCGGGACCTGGAAGGTCAATTCGATAAACTGGTCTCCATCGAGATGATCGAGGCGGTCGGTCCGCAATTCCTGGACAGCTATTTTTCCCGGATAAACGCGCTGCTCAAGCCCCAGGGCCTTGCCCTGGTGCAGGCCATCAATATGCCGGAACAGCGGTATCAACGGGCCCTGAAGAACGTAGACTTCATCCAGAGATTCATCTTCCCTGGCAGTTTCATACCCTCCTTCGGGGCCATCCTGGAGTCGGTTCGCAAAGAGAGCAACCTGGTGCTGACCCATGTCGAAGATACCGGCTTCCACTATGCCCGCACCCTGCATGACTGGTGTGAGCGATTCATGGCCCGGCGCGACCAGCTGGAAGCCATGGGGTATGACCAGGCGTTCCGCCGGCTATGGCACTTCTACTTTGCTTACTGCGAGGCGGGGTTCAGCGAGCGTGCCATTGGTGTGGCGCAACTGGTATTCGCCAAGCCGGGTAACAAGCGGGAGAGCATTCTGAGCGTATGA